One region of Chryseobacterium sp. SORGH_AS_0447 genomic DNA includes:
- a CDS encoding NAD(P)/FAD-dependent oxidoreductase, with protein sequence MKQIIIIGGGAAGFFCAANLDETQYKITILEQNSDVLQKVKISGGGRCNVTHACFDPRELVQFYPRGNKELLSVFTKFQPGDTMDWFEQRNIALKIENDNRVFPESNSSQSIITAMLNETQQKKVEVKTKCSVKEIEKLDERYLIKTSLGDFEADVVIYTTGSSPKSLKMIESLGHKIVDLVPSLFTFNIKDDLLKDLAGTSFEMAETSIPKLKTEESGPLLITHWGLSGPAILKISAWEAINLAKVKYNFEIEVNFISKDTEDAEVLFQKFRQSNPKKTIGQSKIFDITNRFWQRILEVSKVDLNKQVANLSGKEMQTIIENLCRKKFQVTGKSTFKDEFVTAGGVDLKEINFKNMASKILPNFYIAGEVLNIDAVTGGFNFQACWSEAWLIAQDLNAK encoded by the coding sequence ATGAAGCAAATTATCATTATCGGAGGTGGTGCTGCCGGATTTTTCTGTGCCGCCAACCTGGACGAAACCCAGTATAAAATAACCATTCTCGAGCAGAATTCGGATGTTCTCCAGAAAGTAAAGATTTCCGGAGGCGGCCGTTGCAATGTTACCCATGCCTGTTTCGACCCGCGGGAGCTGGTTCAGTTTTATCCCAGGGGAAATAAGGAACTGCTCAGCGTATTTACCAAGTTTCAGCCGGGCGACACGATGGATTGGTTTGAGCAGAGAAATATTGCCTTGAAAATAGAAAACGACAACCGCGTTTTTCCAGAAAGCAATTCTTCCCAGAGCATCATCACTGCAATGCTGAATGAAACTCAACAGAAAAAAGTGGAGGTAAAAACCAAGTGTTCCGTAAAAGAAATTGAAAAGCTGGACGAAAGATACCTCATAAAAACAAGCCTGGGGGATTTTGAAGCGGACGTTGTGATCTACACCACGGGAAGCTCTCCGAAATCGCTGAAAATGATTGAAAGCTTAGGACACAAAATCGTGGATCTGGTGCCTTCTCTTTTCACCTTCAATATCAAAGATGATTTGTTGAAAGATCTTGCCGGAACCAGCTTTGAAATGGCAGAAACATCGATTCCAAAGCTTAAAACCGAAGAAAGCGGGCCGCTGCTGATTACCCACTGGGGTCTTTCGGGCCCTGCCATCCTGAAAATTTCAGCCTGGGAAGCCATTAATTTAGCGAAAGTGAAATATAACTTTGAAATTGAAGTGAATTTTATTTCCAAAGATACAGAGGACGCGGAAGTACTGTTTCAAAAATTCAGACAGTCCAATCCGAAGAAAACCATCGGACAGTCGAAAATTTTCGATATCACCAACCGTTTCTGGCAGAGGATCTTAGAAGTTTCTAAAGTAGACCTCAACAAGCAGGTAGCTAATCTTTCCGGCAAAGAAATGCAGACCATTATTGAAAACTTATGCCGAAAGAAATTTCAGGTGACCGGAAAATCGACATTCAAAGATGAATTCGTAACTGCCGGAGGGGTTGATTTAAAGGAAATTAACTTTAAAAATATGGCTTCAAAAATTTTACCGAATTTCTACATCGCCGGAGAAGTGCTGAACATCGACGCTGTGACCGGAGGATTTAATTTCCAGGCGTGCTGGAGCGAGGCGTGGCTGATTGCGCAGGATCTCAATGCGAAATGA
- a CDS encoding thioesterase family protein, with translation MIFYHTFEVRWSDLDANKHLANSSYVQYCAQSRMAFMTKEKMGVTQLSRWGIGPVILHERYSFFKEIYADQTVIVSLEIDGCAEDSSIYRFVHKFYTPDGEHCATAEATGVWIDMMLRKMTTPPDDVVEAMNKYKSPETAVLTREDFKNLPFRPENIDPAAFAK, from the coding sequence ATGATATTCTACCATACCTTTGAAGTACGCTGGAGCGATCTTGATGCGAATAAACATTTGGCCAATTCATCTTACGTGCAATACTGTGCGCAGTCGAGAATGGCTTTTATGACCAAAGAAAAAATGGGTGTTACCCAGCTCAGCCGATGGGGAATCGGGCCGGTGATCCTGCACGAAAGATATTCGTTTTTTAAAGAAATCTATGCCGATCAGACGGTGATCGTAAGTCTGGAAATCGACGGATGTGCAGAAGATTCTTCCATTTACCGTTTCGTTCACAAATTCTATACACCTGATGGTGAACACTGTGCAACGGCTGAAGCAACAGGGGTGTGGATCGATATGATGCTGAGAAAAATGACGACTCCACCGGATGACGTGGTAGAAGCCATGAATAAATACAAATCTCCTGAGACAGCGGTTCTTACGAGAGAAGATTTCAAAAACCTGCCATTCCGCCCGGAAAATATAGATCCGGCAGCATTTGCTAAATAA
- the thiL gene encoding thiamine-phosphate kinase, with protein sequence MFEDKEPELTPISKLGEFGLIKHLTEFFPLANDSSELGVGDDAAVINPEGKKVVLTTDVLAEGVHFNLGYVPLKHLGYKAVVVNLSDIAAMNATPTQILVSLAVSNRFPVEALEEIYSGIQAACGRYKVDLIGGDTTSSNAGLVMSITAIGIENDENIVKRSGAKPNDLLVVTGDLGGAYMGLQILEREHAVFLADPNMQPEMEGYDYILERQLKPEARTDVKGILEQLDIKPTSMIDISDGLASEILHLSDQSEVGFRLYEEKIPMDNLTITTADEFNLNPVMAALSGGEDYELLFTISPNDFDKIKNHPDFTIIGHAVAKEDGNFMVARGSNQLVALTAQGWDAFLGNQQE encoded by the coding sequence ATGTTTGAAGATAAAGAACCTGAACTGACGCCGATTTCCAAACTGGGAGAATTCGGACTGATCAAACACCTGACCGAATTTTTTCCTTTGGCCAACGATTCTTCGGAGCTTGGCGTAGGAGATGATGCAGCGGTCATTAATCCTGAAGGCAAAAAAGTAGTCCTCACGACCGATGTGTTGGCGGAAGGTGTACATTTTAATCTCGGATATGTTCCGTTGAAGCATTTAGGCTATAAAGCGGTGGTGGTCAACCTGAGCGATATTGCTGCCATGAATGCTACACCTACCCAGATCCTGGTTTCCCTGGCGGTATCCAACCGTTTTCCGGTGGAAGCTTTGGAAGAAATCTATTCAGGAATCCAGGCGGCTTGCGGAAGGTATAAAGTCGACTTAATTGGCGGAGATACAACGAGTTCCAATGCCGGTCTGGTGATGAGCATTACCGCCATTGGAATAGAGAACGATGAGAATATCGTTAAAAGAAGCGGGGCAAAACCTAATGATCTTCTGGTGGTTACAGGCGATCTGGGAGGTGCTTATATGGGACTTCAGATCCTGGAAAGAGAACATGCGGTGTTCCTTGCAGATCCGAATATGCAGCCGGAAATGGAAGGCTACGATTATATTCTGGAAAGACAGCTGAAACCGGAAGCAAGAACGGATGTAAAAGGCATTCTGGAGCAGCTGGATATCAAGCCAACGTCCATGATTGATATTTCGGACGGCCTGGCTTCGGAGATTCTTCACCTTTCGGATCAGTCAGAAGTAGGTTTCAGGCTGTATGAGGAGAAAATCCCGATGGACAACCTGACGATCACTACCGCAGATGAATTTAATTTAAACCCCGTAATGGCGGCTTTAAGCGGAGGAGAAGATTACGAACTGCTGTTCACGATTTCCCCGAATGATTTCGATAAAATTAAAAATCATCCGGATTTTACCATCATTGGTCATGCCGTAGCCAAAGAAGATGGTAATTTTATGGTGGCAAGAGGTTCCAACCAATTGGTGGCATTAACGGCGCAGGGCTGGGATGCTTTTTTGGGGAATCAGCAAGAATAG
- the pepT gene encoding peptidase T — MSAIEFNPLWKEKLLNRFLNYVKIYSTSDAESETTPSTERQWDIARYITEELKTIGLENVSIDENGYIMGYVPSNLENDNQPTIGFISHYDTSPDFSGENVKPQVWENYDGNDLVLNQTTGFTLSPSKFESLKKYIGQTLITTDGNTLLGADDKAGCAEIVTAAEYLMAHPEIKHGRIAVGFTPDEEIGRGAHKFDVAKFGAEFAYTMDGGEVGELEYENFNAAGAVVKIHGLSVHPGYAYGKMVNAALLASEFAQMLPANETPATTKGFDGFYHLMDLNADISEAKLQYIIRDHDADKFEARKKFMEEKIAEFNQKHGEGTAEIEIKEQYRNMKQQFEGKMHIVDLAAKAMKEAGIEPKIKAIRGGTDGAQLSYMGLPCPNIFAGGINFHGPYEYVALESMQKAMEVILNIAKA, encoded by the coding sequence ATGAGCGCAATAGAATTCAACCCTTTGTGGAAAGAAAAGCTGCTGAACCGTTTTCTTAATTATGTAAAAATATATTCAACCAGTGATGCCGAAAGCGAAACCACTCCATCTACCGAAAGACAATGGGATATCGCCAGATACATCACAGAAGAACTGAAAACGATCGGGCTTGAAAATGTATCGATTGATGAGAACGGTTATATTATGGGCTATGTACCTTCCAACCTTGAAAATGATAATCAGCCCACCATCGGATTTATTTCACATTACGATACGTCGCCGGATTTCAGCGGGGAAAACGTAAAGCCGCAGGTTTGGGAAAATTATGACGGAAACGACCTGGTACTGAACCAGACCACCGGATTCACGCTATCGCCTTCAAAATTTGAAAGCTTAAAAAAATACATCGGCCAGACCTTAATTACCACCGACGGAAATACCCTTCTAGGAGCCGATGATAAAGCAGGTTGCGCAGAAATCGTTACCGCAGCGGAATATTTAATGGCGCATCCCGAAATCAAGCACGGAAGGATTGCCGTAGGCTTTACACCGGATGAAGAGATCGGAAGAGGTGCCCATAAATTTGATGTGGCTAAATTCGGGGCAGAATTCGCTTACACGATGGACGGCGGAGAAGTCGGTGAACTGGAATACGAAAACTTCAACGCCGCAGGAGCCGTGGTAAAGATCCACGGACTGAGCGTTCACCCGGGTTATGCGTATGGAAAAATGGTAAATGCCGCCCTATTGGCTTCTGAGTTTGCCCAGATGCTTCCTGCCAACGAAACCCCTGCTACGACGAAAGGATTTGACGGGTTCTATCATTTAATGGATTTAAATGCCGATATTTCCGAAGCCAAACTGCAGTACATTATCCGTGACCATGATGCCGATAAGTTCGAAGCCAGAAAGAAATTTATGGAAGAAAAAATTGCTGAATTCAATCAGAAGCACGGTGAAGGAACGGCTGAAATCGAAATTAAAGAGCAGTACCGAAATATGAAGCAGCAATTTGAAGGCAAAATGCACATCGTGGATCTTGCAGCCAAAGCGATGAAAGAAGCAGGAATTGAACCGAAGATCAAAGCCATCCGCGGAGGAACTGACGGTGCACAATTATCCTATATGGGACTGCCTTGCCCGAATATTTTCGCCGGAGGGATCAACTTCCACGGGCCGTATGAATATGTGGCGCTGGAAAGTATGCAAAAAGCTATGGAGGTAATTTTGAATATTGCTAAAGCATAA
- a CDS encoding hydroxymethylglutaryl-CoA lyase, translated as MFLTECPRDAMQGWGEFIPTDKKIDYINSLMDVGFDVLDCLSFVSPKAIPQMADSAEVAENIDKSRSNTKVSAIVANYRGAEKALKHQSVDIIGFPFSISETFQHRNTNKSQEEAFREIIRMLELVGKENRQLNIYFSMAFGNPYGEMWKWEDVDFWAQRFSEIGVKDILLSDTTGVATPETISILFEKIPSKYSGINFGAHFHNRYEESYSKLKAAYDQGCTRFDSAIKGIGGCPMAKDDLVGNMPTEQVINFMSVEKASHKLNLLNFESSYNKAKDIFHF; from the coding sequence ATGTTTCTTACTGAATGTCCGCGTGATGCAATGCAGGGGTGGGGAGAATTTATCCCGACTGATAAAAAAATAGATTATATCAATTCTCTGATGGATGTGGGATTTGATGTTCTGGATTGCCTGAGCTTCGTTTCTCCCAAAGCCATTCCTCAGATGGCCGATTCTGCGGAGGTCGCGGAAAATATCGATAAATCCCGTTCCAATACCAAGGTCTCTGCCATTGTTGCCAATTACCGGGGAGCAGAGAAAGCCCTGAAACACCAGTCGGTGGATATCATCGGTTTTCCATTTTCCATTTCCGAAACTTTTCAGCACCGGAATACCAATAAAAGCCAGGAAGAAGCCTTCCGTGAGATCATCAGAATGCTGGAACTGGTAGGAAAAGAGAACCGGCAGCTGAACATTTATTTCTCGATGGCCTTCGGAAACCCTTACGGCGAAATGTGGAAATGGGAAGATGTGGACTTCTGGGCCCAGCGGTTTTCTGAAATAGGAGTTAAAGATATCTTACTGTCCGATACAACGGGTGTTGCAACGCCAGAAACAATCTCGATTTTATTTGAAAAAATTCCTTCAAAATATTCCGGGATCAATTTCGGAGCTCATTTTCATAACCGGTACGAAGAATCTTATTCTAAATTAAAGGCCGCTTACGATCAGGGCTGTACGAGGTTCGACAGTGCGATTAAAGGAATCGGAGGCTGCCCGATGGCCAAAGATGATCTCGTTGGAAATATGCCTACGGAACAGGTAATCAATTTCATGAGCGTGGAGAAAGCCAGCCATAAATTGAACCTGTTAAACTTTGAAAGTTCGTACAATAAAGCAAAAGATATTTTTCATTTTTAA
- a CDS encoding OsmC family protein, with product MTSKITYIGDLRCSAEHLQSGTLIESDAPTDNHGKGEKFSPTDLCATSLAECALTTIAILGKEKNINIDGAYCNLQKIMKGEPRRIGEIVCNFVFSESYSDEEKAFIERTAHNCPVAKSLHPDLEQTMIFIYQ from the coding sequence ATGACTTCAAAAATTACCTATATCGGAGATCTGAGATGTTCGGCAGAGCACTTACAATCCGGAACGCTTATCGAAAGTGACGCTCCGACGGATAATCACGGAAAAGGGGAGAAATTTTCTCCGACGGATCTGTGTGCTACTTCTCTAGCCGAATGCGCCCTGACGACCATTGCGATTTTAGGCAAAGAAAAAAACATCAATATCGACGGCGCGTATTGCAACCTTCAGAAAATTATGAAAGGCGAGCCCAGGAGAATAGGTGAAATTGTGTGTAATTTTGTTTTTTCAGAATCCTATTCCGATGAGGAAAAAGCATTTATAGAGCGAACAGCCCATAATTGCCCGGTTGCGAAAAGTCTCCATCCGGATCTGGAACAGACCATGATTTTTATCTATCAATAA
- a CDS encoding sulfurtransferase → MQPIILPFAFKHLPKENLIIIDARAGKDNHQKYLNKHIKGARLIDLDKDLAEIGGDAAFGGRHPLPEIGKFAETLSRLGISEKDHIIVYDDKNGSNAAARAWWMLRSFGFEKVQVLDGGIQNAEKQGLEFSDGEESFEKVEVIKKENWLFPISNLEDVENELINHSSTVIDVRDAYRYNGESEPIDLVAGHIPGAINIPFSENLDKSGNFLSPEKLWEKYMEFLKESPEHLIVHCGSGVTACHTALALAYAGFPVPDLYIGSWSEWSRREGKEIAKEI, encoded by the coding sequence ATGCAACCTATTATTTTGCCATTCGCATTCAAACATCTCCCGAAAGAAAATCTGATCATTATTGATGCCAGAGCTGGAAAAGATAATCATCAAAAGTATCTGAACAAACACATTAAAGGAGCCAGGTTGATCGATTTGGATAAAGACCTCGCAGAAATCGGTGGTGACGCTGCTTTCGGCGGAAGACATCCGCTTCCGGAAATCGGAAAATTTGCAGAGACGCTTTCCCGCCTTGGAATTTCGGAAAAGGATCATATTATTGTTTATGATGATAAGAACGGTTCGAACGCTGCGGCAAGAGCCTGGTGGATGCTGAGATCCTTTGGTTTTGAAAAAGTTCAGGTGCTGGATGGCGGAATTCAGAATGCAGAAAAACAGGGCCTGGAATTTTCTGATGGTGAAGAATCTTTTGAAAAAGTGGAAGTCATTAAGAAAGAAAACTGGCTTTTCCCAATTTCAAATTTGGAAGATGTTGAAAATGAATTGATAAATCATTCTTCAACCGTCATTGATGTTAGAGATGCTTACCGTTATAACGGCGAATCCGAACCTATCGATCTTGTGGCAGGGCATATTCCGGGAGCCATCAATATCCCTTTTTCCGAAAATCTTGATAAAAGCGGAAACTTTCTTTCTCCTGAAAAACTGTGGGAAAAGTATATGGAATTCCTGAAGGAAAGCCCTGAACATCTGATTGTTCACTGTGGTTCCGGCGTTACTGCATGTCATACTGCTTTAGCTTTGGCTTATGCCGGCTTTCCCGTTCCGGATTTATACATTGGCTCATGGAGCGAATGGAGCAGGAGGGAGGGAAAAGAAATAGCAAAAGAAATATAA
- a CDS encoding SUF system Fe-S cluster assembly protein, whose product MKFTDDQIADIGEEIIGVLKTVYDPEIPVDIYELGLVYDVQISDDADVKIIMTLTTPNCPVAETLPQEVKDKVAEVENVKSVDLELTFEPSWNKDMMSEEAKFELGML is encoded by the coding sequence ATGAAATTTACAGACGATCAGATTGCTGATATCGGTGAGGAAATCATCGGTGTCTTAAAAACCGTATATGACCCTGAAATTCCGGTGGATATCTACGAATTGGGCTTGGTTTATGATGTTCAGATCTCCGATGATGCAGATGTTAAAATCATTATGACACTCACAACCCCCAACTGCCCTGTTGCAGAAACCCTCCCACAGGAAGTAAAAGATAAGGTGGCTGAAGTGGAAAATGTAAAAAGCGTGGATCTGGAACTTACTTTCGAGCCGAGCTGGAACAAAGATATGATGAGCGAAGAAGCCAAATTTGAGCTTGGAATGCTTTAA
- a CDS encoding 3'-5' exonuclease, translating into MIHKIPLERILFLDIETVPGFGLWEELSEAEQMLWDKKTRFQRKEEVTAGEFYVERAGIMAEFGKIICITIGMLEKNDTLKIKSFADDDEKKLLLEFGEIFNSPRLREVILCAHNGKEFDFPWIARRYLINGMMPPTPFQMFGKKPWEIPHIDTMELWKFGDYKSFVSLELLAHVFGIPTPKDDIDGSMVSSIYYIEKDLQRIVDYCEKDVLTLANVFRRMRQEDLLKRYINLD; encoded by the coding sequence ATGATACATAAAATTCCTTTAGAAAGAATCTTATTCCTTGATATTGAAACCGTTCCGGGCTTCGGATTATGGGAAGAACTGTCGGAAGCCGAACAGATGCTTTGGGATAAAAAGACCAGATTCCAGAGAAAAGAAGAGGTTACCGCAGGAGAATTCTATGTGGAAAGAGCCGGCATCATGGCGGAATTCGGTAAAATTATCTGCATCACGATCGGGATGCTGGAGAAAAATGACACCCTAAAGATCAAAAGTTTTGCCGATGATGACGAAAAGAAGCTGCTGCTGGAATTTGGCGAAATTTTCAACAGCCCGAGGCTCCGGGAAGTGATCCTCTGCGCGCACAACGGAAAGGAATTCGATTTTCCGTGGATTGCCCGGCGGTATCTCATCAATGGAATGATGCCTCCTACCCCATTCCAGATGTTCGGAAAAAAGCCCTGGGAAATCCCGCATATCGACACAATGGAGCTCTGGAAGTTCGGGGATTATAAAAGTTTTGTTTCCCTGGAACTGCTCGCCCATGTTTTCGGAATCCCGACCCCGAAAGATGATATCGACGGCTCAATGGTTTCATCAATTTACTACATAGAGAAAGACTTGCAAAGAATAGTTGACTATTGTGAAAAAGATGTCTTAACTTTGGCAAATGTTTTCCGGCGCATGCGTCAGGAAGATTTGTTGAAAAGGTACATCAATTTAGATTAA
- a CDS encoding tRNA-binding protein: protein MNIKPEISWTDFEKIDIRCGTIISVSDFEKARNPSYQLEIDFGDLGIRKSSAQITSLYKKEELVGQQILAVVNFPKKQIANFFSECLVLGLYGEDKKDVTLLTPSLPTKNGMQVG from the coding sequence ATGAATATAAAACCGGAAATTTCCTGGACCGATTTTGAAAAAATAGATATCCGCTGCGGGACCATTATCTCCGTAAGCGATTTTGAAAAAGCAAGAAACCCGTCTTATCAGCTGGAAATAGATTTTGGAGATTTGGGCATTAGAAAGTCTTCCGCACAGATTACCTCATTATATAAAAAAGAAGAATTGGTCGGACAACAGATCCTGGCTGTGGTGAATTTTCCTAAAAAGCAGATCGCCAATTTTTTCAGCGAATGCCTGGTTTTAGGACTGTATGGTGAAGATAAAAAAGATGTTACGCTTCTAACGCCATCCCTGCCGACAAAAAACGGAATGCAGGTTGGCTAA
- a CDS encoding DUF4840 domain-containing protein produces MKKQKVLLFLTAALFAVLGISLTSCMNDQYEPIPVKISDINGNYKARLITSQGGMFNEKIIDFTAKDSIITFKDFPVKEIVKAVVADPVKADTALAHLGKVEYKLDYTSKINTDQNVIELTFEPQTLVLQIAVDGTVRNTVVKLISKQKGFFVGYDGSMRFGLEAEKITVDGTDLPSYQTIKYEVPISIKN; encoded by the coding sequence ATGAAGAAACAGAAAGTACTTCTATTTTTAACGGCTGCCTTATTTGCCGTGTTAGGAATCTCTTTAACCTCCTGTATGAACGATCAGTACGAACCGATCCCGGTGAAAATAAGCGACATCAACGGAAATTATAAAGCCCGGCTGATAACCTCACAGGGAGGAATGTTCAATGAAAAAATCATTGATTTTACCGCAAAGGATTCAATAATAACTTTTAAAGATTTCCCGGTGAAAGAAATTGTAAAAGCTGTTGTGGCAGATCCGGTAAAAGCCGACACCGCTTTGGCGCACCTGGGAAAAGTAGAATACAAGCTCGATTATACCTCCAAGATCAATACGGACCAGAATGTAATTGAACTTACTTTTGAACCCCAAACCCTGGTTCTCCAGATCGCGGTAGACGGGACTGTAAGAAATACGGTAGTGAAGCTGATATCCAAGCAGAAAGGATTTTTTGTAGGTTACGACGGATCGATGAGGTTTGGTCTGGAAGCGGAAAAGATAACCGTAGACGGAACGGACCTCCCATCTTATCAAACCATAAAATATGAGGTGCCGATCAGTATTAAGAATTAA
- a CDS encoding RNA polymerase sigma factor — MEENQEQILVSRLLQKEEAAWKELFEVYSGSLTYVCSRYILDREDVHDVLQNSFVLMFRSIASFEYRGKGSLKAWITKIVVNESLKHIRKNPDFKTVGEDFEIADEPQDDEPDLREISQQMIMELIRSLPEGYRTVFNLFVFEEKSHKEIAEILGIAENSSTSQFHRAKSMLARKIKEYKMSKAMPYER; from the coding sequence ATGGAAGAAAATCAGGAGCAGATTTTGGTAAGCCGCCTTTTGCAAAAGGAAGAAGCGGCCTGGAAAGAACTTTTCGAAGTGTATTCAGGCAGTCTTACTTATGTCTGTTCACGGTATATCTTGGATAGAGAAGATGTTCATGATGTTTTGCAGAACAGTTTTGTCCTGATGTTCCGTTCGATTGCGTCTTTTGAATACAGAGGAAAAGGTTCTCTAAAGGCCTGGATCACAAAAATTGTAGTCAACGAATCTTTAAAGCACATCCGAAAAAATCCTGATTTTAAAACCGTGGGCGAAGATTTTGAAATTGCGGATGAGCCGCAGGATGACGAGCCGGATCTGAGAGAAATTTCGCAGCAGATGATTATGGAGCTGATCCGTTCTCTCCCGGAAGGATACCGCACGGTTTTTAACCTGTTTGTTTTTGAAGAAAAAAGCCATAAAGAAATTGCGGAAATCCTGGGAATTGCAGAAAATTCTTCCACTTCGCAGTTTCACAGGGCAAAATCAATGCTTGCCCGGAAAATAAAAGAGTATAAAATGTCTAAAGCAATGCCCTATGAGCGATGA